Proteins encoded in a region of the Oryctolagus cuniculus chromosome 10, mOryCun1.1, whole genome shotgun sequence genome:
- the PRKCD gene encoding protein kinase C delta type isoform X3, whose translation MWPGWVWAGLFHFPKAGPAAPGQDCKQSLRTEEEGMLSTINRRGAIKQAKIHYIKNHEFIATFFRQPTFCSVCKEFVWGLNKQGYKCRQCNAAIHKKCIDKIIGRCTGTAANSRDTIFQKERFNIDMPHRFKVHNYMSPTFCDHCGSLLWGLVKQGMKCEDCGMNVHHKCREKVANLCGINQKLLAEALNQVSQKSTRRQDSVSTEPVGIYQGYEKKGVSGDDAPDNNGTYGKIWEGSSTCHIDNFTFHKVLGKGSFGKVMLAELKGKGKFFAVKVLKKDVVLVDDDVECTMVEKRVLALASENPFLAQLLCTFQTKEHLFFVMEFLNGGDLMYHIQDKGRFELYRATFYAAEIICGLQFLHNKGIIYRDLKLDNVLLDRDGHIKIADFGMCKENMFGENRASTFCGTPDYIAPEILQGLKYTFSVDWWSFGVLLYEMLIGQSPFHGDDEDELFESIRVDTPHYPRWITKESKDILEKLFQRDPPKRLGMTGNIRAHPFFKTINWILLEKRRVEPPFTPKVKSRGDYSNFDQEFLNEKARLSFSDKTLIDSMDQSAFSGFSFVNPKFQHLLAQ comes from the exons ATgtggcctggctgggtgtgggcTGGACTCTTTCACTTCCCCAAAG CTggacctgcagccccaggccaaG ATTGTAAGCAGTCTTTGCGTACGGAGGAAGAAGGAATGTTATCAACGATCAACCGCCGTGGGGCCATCAAACAGGCCAAAATCCACTACATCAAGAACCACGAGTTCATTGCTACCTTCTTTAGGCAGCCCACCTTCTGTTCTGTGTGCAAGGAGTTCGTGTG GGGTCTCAACAAGCAAGGCTACAAATGCAGGC AATGCAACGCCGCCATCCACAAGAAATGCATTGACAAGATCATCGGCCGCTGCACCGGCACGGCGGCCAACAGCCGGGACACCATA TTCCAGAAAGAACGCTTCAACATCGACATGCCGCACCGATTCAAGGTTCACAACTACATGAGCCCCACCTTCTGTGACCACTGCGGCAGCCTGCTCTGGGGGCTGGTGAAGCAGGGCATGAAGTGTGAAG ACTGTGGCATGAACGTGCACCACAAGTGCCGGGAAAAGGTGGCCAACCTCTGCGGCATCAACCAGAAGCTCTTGGCCGAGGCCTTGAACCAAGTCAGCCAG AAGTCGACGCGGAGGCAGGACTCGGTGTCCACAGAGCCTGTGGGGATCTACCAGGGTTACGAGAAGAAAGGCGTCTCTGGGGACGATGCCCCAG ACAACAACGGGACTTACGGCAAgatctgggagggcagcagcacGTGCCACATCGACAACTTCACCTTCCACAAAGTCCTGGGCAAGGGCAGCTTCGGGAAG GTCATGCTCGCAGAGCTGAAGGGCAAAGGGAAGTTCTTTGCCGTCAAGGTCCTCAAGAAGGACGTGGTTCTGGTGGACGATGACGTGGAGTGCACCATGGTGGAGAAGCGGGTGCTGGCGCTCGCCTCCGAGAACCCCTTCCTGGCTCAGCTTTTATGCACCTTCCAGACCAAG GAACACCTGTTCTTCGTGATGGAGTTCCTCAACGGGGGAGACTTGATGTACCACATCCAGGACAAAGGCCGCTTCGAGCTGTACCGGGCCAC GTTTTACGCAGCGGAGATCATCTGTGGACTGCAGTTTCTACACAACAAAGGGATCATTTACAG AGACCTCAAGCTGGACAACGTGTTGCTGGACCGGGATGGCCACATCAAGATCGCTGACTTCGGGATGTGCAAGGAGAACATGTTCGGGGAAAACCGGGCCAGCACCTTCTGCGGCACTCCTGACTACATCGCCCCCGAG ATCCTGCAGGGCCTGAAGTACACGTTCTCTGTGGACTGGTGGTCCTTCGGGGTCCTCCTCTATGAGATGCTCATTGGCCAGTCGCCCTTCCACGGGGACGACGAGGACGAACTCTTTGAGTCCATCCGCGTGGACACGCCACATTATCCCCGCTGGATCACCAAGGAGTCCAAGGACATTCTGGAGAAG CTGTTTCAGAGGGACCCACCCAAGAGACTGGGCATGACAGGAAACATCAGAGCCCACCCCTTCTTCAAGACCATCAACTGGATCCTGCTGGAGAAGCGGAGGGTGGAGCCCCCCTTCACGCCCAAAGTG AAGTCCCGAGGCGACTACAGCAACTTCGACCAGGAGTTCCTGAACGAGAAGGCCCGGCTCTCCTTCAGCGACAAGACCCTCATCGACTCCATGGACCAGTCGGCGTTCAGTGGCTTCTCCTTCGTGAACCCCAAATTCCAGCACCTCCTGGCACAGTGA
- the PRKCD gene encoding protein kinase C delta type isoform X2: protein MAPFLRISFNSYELGSLQVEDETNQPFCAVKMKEALSTERGKTLVQKKPTMYPEWKSTFDAHIYEGRVIQIVLMRAAEEPMSEVTVGVSVLAERCKKNNGKAEFWLDLQPQAKVLMSVQYFLEDGDCKQSLRTEEEGMLSTINRRGAIKQAKIHYIKNHEFIATFFRQPTFCSVCKEFVWGLNKQGYKCRQCNAAIHKKCIDKIIGRCTGTAANSRDTIKERFNIDMPHRFKVHNYMSPTFCDHCGSLLWGLVKQGMKCEDCGMNVHHKCREKVANLCGINQKLLAEALNQVSQKSTRRQDSVSTEPVGIYQGYEKKGVSGDDAPDNNGTYGKIWEGSSTCHIDNFTFHKVLGKGSFGKVMLAELKGKGKFFAVKVLKKDVVLVDDDVECTMVEKRVLALASENPFLAQLLCTFQTKEHLFFVMEFLNGGDLMYHIQDKGRFELYRATFYAAEIICGLQFLHNKGIIYRDLKLDNVLLDRDGHIKIADFGMCKENMFGENRASTFCGTPDYIAPEILQGLKYTFSVDWWSFGVLLYEMLIGQSPFHGDDEDELFESIRVDTPHYPRWITKESKDILEKLFQRDPPKRLGMTGNIRAHPFFKTINWILLEKRRVEPPFTPKVKSRGDYSNFDQEFLNEKARLSFSDKTLIDSMDQSAFSGFSFVNPKFQHLLAQ from the exons ATGGCTCCCTTCCTGCGCATCTCCTTCAATTCCTACGAGCTGGgctccctgcaggtggaggacgaGACGAACCAGCCCTTCTGTGCCGTGAAGATGAAGGAGGCGCTCAGCACAG AGCGTGGGAAGACACTGGTGCAGAAGAAGCCGACCATGTACCCAGAGTGGAAGTCGACGTTCGACGCTCACATCTACGAGGGCCGGGTCATCCAGATTGTGCTGATGCGGGCGGCCGAGGAGCCCATGTCTGAGGTGACCGTGGGCGTATCAGTGCTGGCCGAGCGCTGCAAGAAGAACAATGGCAAGGCCGAGttctgg CTggacctgcagccccaggccaaGGTGCTGATGTCTGTGCAGTATTTCCTGGAGGACGGGG ATTGTAAGCAGTCTTTGCGTACGGAGGAAGAAGGAATGTTATCAACGATCAACCGCCGTGGGGCCATCAAACAGGCCAAAATCCACTACATCAAGAACCACGAGTTCATTGCTACCTTCTTTAGGCAGCCCACCTTCTGTTCTGTGTGCAAGGAGTTCGTGTG GGGTCTCAACAAGCAAGGCTACAAATGCAGGC AATGCAACGCCGCCATCCACAAGAAATGCATTGACAAGATCATCGGCCGCTGCACCGGCACGGCGGCCAACAGCCGGGACACCATA AAAGAACGCTTCAACATCGACATGCCGCACCGATTCAAGGTTCACAACTACATGAGCCCCACCTTCTGTGACCACTGCGGCAGCCTGCTCTGGGGGCTGGTGAAGCAGGGCATGAAGTGTGAAG ACTGTGGCATGAACGTGCACCACAAGTGCCGGGAAAAGGTGGCCAACCTCTGCGGCATCAACCAGAAGCTCTTGGCCGAGGCCTTGAACCAAGTCAGCCAG AAGTCGACGCGGAGGCAGGACTCGGTGTCCACAGAGCCTGTGGGGATCTACCAGGGTTACGAGAAGAAAGGCGTCTCTGGGGACGATGCCCCAG ACAACAACGGGACTTACGGCAAgatctgggagggcagcagcacGTGCCACATCGACAACTTCACCTTCCACAAAGTCCTGGGCAAGGGCAGCTTCGGGAAG GTCATGCTCGCAGAGCTGAAGGGCAAAGGGAAGTTCTTTGCCGTCAAGGTCCTCAAGAAGGACGTGGTTCTGGTGGACGATGACGTGGAGTGCACCATGGTGGAGAAGCGGGTGCTGGCGCTCGCCTCCGAGAACCCCTTCCTGGCTCAGCTTTTATGCACCTTCCAGACCAAG GAACACCTGTTCTTCGTGATGGAGTTCCTCAACGGGGGAGACTTGATGTACCACATCCAGGACAAAGGCCGCTTCGAGCTGTACCGGGCCAC GTTTTACGCAGCGGAGATCATCTGTGGACTGCAGTTTCTACACAACAAAGGGATCATTTACAG AGACCTCAAGCTGGACAACGTGTTGCTGGACCGGGATGGCCACATCAAGATCGCTGACTTCGGGATGTGCAAGGAGAACATGTTCGGGGAAAACCGGGCCAGCACCTTCTGCGGCACTCCTGACTACATCGCCCCCGAG ATCCTGCAGGGCCTGAAGTACACGTTCTCTGTGGACTGGTGGTCCTTCGGGGTCCTCCTCTATGAGATGCTCATTGGCCAGTCGCCCTTCCACGGGGACGACGAGGACGAACTCTTTGAGTCCATCCGCGTGGACACGCCACATTATCCCCGCTGGATCACCAAGGAGTCCAAGGACATTCTGGAGAAG CTGTTTCAGAGGGACCCACCCAAGAGACTGGGCATGACAGGAAACATCAGAGCCCACCCCTTCTTCAAGACCATCAACTGGATCCTGCTGGAGAAGCGGAGGGTGGAGCCCCCCTTCACGCCCAAAGTG AAGTCCCGAGGCGACTACAGCAACTTCGACCAGGAGTTCCTGAACGAGAAGGCCCGGCTCTCCTTCAGCGACAAGACCCTCATCGACTCCATGGACCAGTCGGCGTTCAGTGGCTTCTCCTTCGTGAACCCCAAATTCCAGCACCTCCTGGCACAGTGA
- the PRKCD gene encoding protein kinase C delta type isoform X1, which produces MAPFLRISFNSYELGSLQVEDETNQPFCAVKMKEALSTERGKTLVQKKPTMYPEWKSTFDAHIYEGRVIQIVLMRAAEEPMSEVTVGVSVLAERCKKNNGKAEFWLDLQPQAKVLMSVQYFLEDGDCKQSLRTEEEGMLSTINRRGAIKQAKIHYIKNHEFIATFFRQPTFCSVCKEFVWGLNKQGYKCRQCNAAIHKKCIDKIIGRCTGTAANSRDTIFQKERFNIDMPHRFKVHNYMSPTFCDHCGSLLWGLVKQGMKCEDCGMNVHHKCREKVANLCGINQKLLAEALNQVSQKSTRRQDSVSTEPVGIYQGYEKKGVSGDDAPDNNGTYGKIWEGSSTCHIDNFTFHKVLGKGSFGKVMLAELKGKGKFFAVKVLKKDVVLVDDDVECTMVEKRVLALASENPFLAQLLCTFQTKEHLFFVMEFLNGGDLMYHIQDKGRFELYRATFYAAEIICGLQFLHNKGIIYRDLKLDNVLLDRDGHIKIADFGMCKENMFGENRASTFCGTPDYIAPEILQGLKYTFSVDWWSFGVLLYEMLIGQSPFHGDDEDELFESIRVDTPHYPRWITKESKDILEKLFQRDPPKRLGMTGNIRAHPFFKTINWILLEKRRVEPPFTPKVKSRGDYSNFDQEFLNEKARLSFSDKTLIDSMDQSAFSGFSFVNPKFQHLLAQ; this is translated from the exons ATGGCTCCCTTCCTGCGCATCTCCTTCAATTCCTACGAGCTGGgctccctgcaggtggaggacgaGACGAACCAGCCCTTCTGTGCCGTGAAGATGAAGGAGGCGCTCAGCACAG AGCGTGGGAAGACACTGGTGCAGAAGAAGCCGACCATGTACCCAGAGTGGAAGTCGACGTTCGACGCTCACATCTACGAGGGCCGGGTCATCCAGATTGTGCTGATGCGGGCGGCCGAGGAGCCCATGTCTGAGGTGACCGTGGGCGTATCAGTGCTGGCCGAGCGCTGCAAGAAGAACAATGGCAAGGCCGAGttctgg CTggacctgcagccccaggccaaGGTGCTGATGTCTGTGCAGTATTTCCTGGAGGACGGGG ATTGTAAGCAGTCTTTGCGTACGGAGGAAGAAGGAATGTTATCAACGATCAACCGCCGTGGGGCCATCAAACAGGCCAAAATCCACTACATCAAGAACCACGAGTTCATTGCTACCTTCTTTAGGCAGCCCACCTTCTGTTCTGTGTGCAAGGAGTTCGTGTG GGGTCTCAACAAGCAAGGCTACAAATGCAGGC AATGCAACGCCGCCATCCACAAGAAATGCATTGACAAGATCATCGGCCGCTGCACCGGCACGGCGGCCAACAGCCGGGACACCATA TTCCAGAAAGAACGCTTCAACATCGACATGCCGCACCGATTCAAGGTTCACAACTACATGAGCCCCACCTTCTGTGACCACTGCGGCAGCCTGCTCTGGGGGCTGGTGAAGCAGGGCATGAAGTGTGAAG ACTGTGGCATGAACGTGCACCACAAGTGCCGGGAAAAGGTGGCCAACCTCTGCGGCATCAACCAGAAGCTCTTGGCCGAGGCCTTGAACCAAGTCAGCCAG AAGTCGACGCGGAGGCAGGACTCGGTGTCCACAGAGCCTGTGGGGATCTACCAGGGTTACGAGAAGAAAGGCGTCTCTGGGGACGATGCCCCAG ACAACAACGGGACTTACGGCAAgatctgggagggcagcagcacGTGCCACATCGACAACTTCACCTTCCACAAAGTCCTGGGCAAGGGCAGCTTCGGGAAG GTCATGCTCGCAGAGCTGAAGGGCAAAGGGAAGTTCTTTGCCGTCAAGGTCCTCAAGAAGGACGTGGTTCTGGTGGACGATGACGTGGAGTGCACCATGGTGGAGAAGCGGGTGCTGGCGCTCGCCTCCGAGAACCCCTTCCTGGCTCAGCTTTTATGCACCTTCCAGACCAAG GAACACCTGTTCTTCGTGATGGAGTTCCTCAACGGGGGAGACTTGATGTACCACATCCAGGACAAAGGCCGCTTCGAGCTGTACCGGGCCAC GTTTTACGCAGCGGAGATCATCTGTGGACTGCAGTTTCTACACAACAAAGGGATCATTTACAG AGACCTCAAGCTGGACAACGTGTTGCTGGACCGGGATGGCCACATCAAGATCGCTGACTTCGGGATGTGCAAGGAGAACATGTTCGGGGAAAACCGGGCCAGCACCTTCTGCGGCACTCCTGACTACATCGCCCCCGAG ATCCTGCAGGGCCTGAAGTACACGTTCTCTGTGGACTGGTGGTCCTTCGGGGTCCTCCTCTATGAGATGCTCATTGGCCAGTCGCCCTTCCACGGGGACGACGAGGACGAACTCTTTGAGTCCATCCGCGTGGACACGCCACATTATCCCCGCTGGATCACCAAGGAGTCCAAGGACATTCTGGAGAAG CTGTTTCAGAGGGACCCACCCAAGAGACTGGGCATGACAGGAAACATCAGAGCCCACCCCTTCTTCAAGACCATCAACTGGATCCTGCTGGAGAAGCGGAGGGTGGAGCCCCCCTTCACGCCCAAAGTG AAGTCCCGAGGCGACTACAGCAACTTCGACCAGGAGTTCCTGAACGAGAAGGCCCGGCTCTCCTTCAGCGACAAGACCCTCATCGACTCCATGGACCAGTCGGCGTTCAGTGGCTTCTCCTTCGTGAACCCCAAATTCCAGCACCTCCTGGCACAGTGA
- the PRKCD gene encoding protein kinase C delta type isoform X5 produces MLSTINRRGAIKQAKIHYIKNHEFIATFFRQPTFCSVCKEFVWGLNKQGYKCRQCNAAIHKKCIDKIIGRCTGTAANSRDTIFQKERFNIDMPHRFKVHNYMSPTFCDHCGSLLWGLVKQGMKCEDCGMNVHHKCREKVANLCGINQKLLAEALNQVSQKSTRRQDSVSTEPVGIYQGYEKKGVSGDDAPDNNGTYGKIWEGSSTCHIDNFTFHKVLGKGSFGKVMLAELKGKGKFFAVKVLKKDVVLVDDDVECTMVEKRVLALASENPFLAQLLCTFQTKEHLFFVMEFLNGGDLMYHIQDKGRFELYRATFYAAEIICGLQFLHNKGIIYRDLKLDNVLLDRDGHIKIADFGMCKENMFGENRASTFCGTPDYIAPEILQGLKYTFSVDWWSFGVLLYEMLIGQSPFHGDDEDELFESIRVDTPHYPRWITKESKDILEKLFQRDPPKRLGMTGNIRAHPFFKTINWILLEKRRVEPPFTPKVKSRGDYSNFDQEFLNEKARLSFSDKTLIDSMDQSAFSGFSFVNPKFQHLLAQ; encoded by the exons ATGTTATCAACGATCAACCGCCGTGGGGCCATCAAACAGGCCAAAATCCACTACATCAAGAACCACGAGTTCATTGCTACCTTCTTTAGGCAGCCCACCTTCTGTTCTGTGTGCAAGGAGTTCGTGTG GGGTCTCAACAAGCAAGGCTACAAATGCAGGC AATGCAACGCCGCCATCCACAAGAAATGCATTGACAAGATCATCGGCCGCTGCACCGGCACGGCGGCCAACAGCCGGGACACCATA TTCCAGAAAGAACGCTTCAACATCGACATGCCGCACCGATTCAAGGTTCACAACTACATGAGCCCCACCTTCTGTGACCACTGCGGCAGCCTGCTCTGGGGGCTGGTGAAGCAGGGCATGAAGTGTGAAG ACTGTGGCATGAACGTGCACCACAAGTGCCGGGAAAAGGTGGCCAACCTCTGCGGCATCAACCAGAAGCTCTTGGCCGAGGCCTTGAACCAAGTCAGCCAG AAGTCGACGCGGAGGCAGGACTCGGTGTCCACAGAGCCTGTGGGGATCTACCAGGGTTACGAGAAGAAAGGCGTCTCTGGGGACGATGCCCCAG ACAACAACGGGACTTACGGCAAgatctgggagggcagcagcacGTGCCACATCGACAACTTCACCTTCCACAAAGTCCTGGGCAAGGGCAGCTTCGGGAAG GTCATGCTCGCAGAGCTGAAGGGCAAAGGGAAGTTCTTTGCCGTCAAGGTCCTCAAGAAGGACGTGGTTCTGGTGGACGATGACGTGGAGTGCACCATGGTGGAGAAGCGGGTGCTGGCGCTCGCCTCCGAGAACCCCTTCCTGGCTCAGCTTTTATGCACCTTCCAGACCAAG GAACACCTGTTCTTCGTGATGGAGTTCCTCAACGGGGGAGACTTGATGTACCACATCCAGGACAAAGGCCGCTTCGAGCTGTACCGGGCCAC GTTTTACGCAGCGGAGATCATCTGTGGACTGCAGTTTCTACACAACAAAGGGATCATTTACAG AGACCTCAAGCTGGACAACGTGTTGCTGGACCGGGATGGCCACATCAAGATCGCTGACTTCGGGATGTGCAAGGAGAACATGTTCGGGGAAAACCGGGCCAGCACCTTCTGCGGCACTCCTGACTACATCGCCCCCGAG ATCCTGCAGGGCCTGAAGTACACGTTCTCTGTGGACTGGTGGTCCTTCGGGGTCCTCCTCTATGAGATGCTCATTGGCCAGTCGCCCTTCCACGGGGACGACGAGGACGAACTCTTTGAGTCCATCCGCGTGGACACGCCACATTATCCCCGCTGGATCACCAAGGAGTCCAAGGACATTCTGGAGAAG CTGTTTCAGAGGGACCCACCCAAGAGACTGGGCATGACAGGAAACATCAGAGCCCACCCCTTCTTCAAGACCATCAACTGGATCCTGCTGGAGAAGCGGAGGGTGGAGCCCCCCTTCACGCCCAAAGTG AAGTCCCGAGGCGACTACAGCAACTTCGACCAGGAGTTCCTGAACGAGAAGGCCCGGCTCTCCTTCAGCGACAAGACCCTCATCGACTCCATGGACCAGTCGGCGTTCAGTGGCTTCTCCTTCGTGAACCCCAAATTCCAGCACCTCCTGGCACAGTGA
- the PRKCD gene encoding protein kinase C delta type isoform X4, giving the protein MSVQYFLEDGDCKQSLRTEEEGMLSTINRRGAIKQAKIHYIKNHEFIATFFRQPTFCSVCKEFVWGLNKQGYKCRQCNAAIHKKCIDKIIGRCTGTAANSRDTIFQKERFNIDMPHRFKVHNYMSPTFCDHCGSLLWGLVKQGMKCEDCGMNVHHKCREKVANLCGINQKLLAEALNQVSQKSTRRQDSVSTEPVGIYQGYEKKGVSGDDAPDNNGTYGKIWEGSSTCHIDNFTFHKVLGKGSFGKVMLAELKGKGKFFAVKVLKKDVVLVDDDVECTMVEKRVLALASENPFLAQLLCTFQTKEHLFFVMEFLNGGDLMYHIQDKGRFELYRATFYAAEIICGLQFLHNKGIIYRDLKLDNVLLDRDGHIKIADFGMCKENMFGENRASTFCGTPDYIAPEILQGLKYTFSVDWWSFGVLLYEMLIGQSPFHGDDEDELFESIRVDTPHYPRWITKESKDILEKLFQRDPPKRLGMTGNIRAHPFFKTINWILLEKRRVEPPFTPKVKSRGDYSNFDQEFLNEKARLSFSDKTLIDSMDQSAFSGFSFVNPKFQHLLAQ; this is encoded by the exons ATGTCTGTGCAGTATTTCCTGGAGGACGGGG ATTGTAAGCAGTCTTTGCGTACGGAGGAAGAAGGAATGTTATCAACGATCAACCGCCGTGGGGCCATCAAACAGGCCAAAATCCACTACATCAAGAACCACGAGTTCATTGCTACCTTCTTTAGGCAGCCCACCTTCTGTTCTGTGTGCAAGGAGTTCGTGTG GGGTCTCAACAAGCAAGGCTACAAATGCAGGC AATGCAACGCCGCCATCCACAAGAAATGCATTGACAAGATCATCGGCCGCTGCACCGGCACGGCGGCCAACAGCCGGGACACCATA TTCCAGAAAGAACGCTTCAACATCGACATGCCGCACCGATTCAAGGTTCACAACTACATGAGCCCCACCTTCTGTGACCACTGCGGCAGCCTGCTCTGGGGGCTGGTGAAGCAGGGCATGAAGTGTGAAG ACTGTGGCATGAACGTGCACCACAAGTGCCGGGAAAAGGTGGCCAACCTCTGCGGCATCAACCAGAAGCTCTTGGCCGAGGCCTTGAACCAAGTCAGCCAG AAGTCGACGCGGAGGCAGGACTCGGTGTCCACAGAGCCTGTGGGGATCTACCAGGGTTACGAGAAGAAAGGCGTCTCTGGGGACGATGCCCCAG ACAACAACGGGACTTACGGCAAgatctgggagggcagcagcacGTGCCACATCGACAACTTCACCTTCCACAAAGTCCTGGGCAAGGGCAGCTTCGGGAAG GTCATGCTCGCAGAGCTGAAGGGCAAAGGGAAGTTCTTTGCCGTCAAGGTCCTCAAGAAGGACGTGGTTCTGGTGGACGATGACGTGGAGTGCACCATGGTGGAGAAGCGGGTGCTGGCGCTCGCCTCCGAGAACCCCTTCCTGGCTCAGCTTTTATGCACCTTCCAGACCAAG GAACACCTGTTCTTCGTGATGGAGTTCCTCAACGGGGGAGACTTGATGTACCACATCCAGGACAAAGGCCGCTTCGAGCTGTACCGGGCCAC GTTTTACGCAGCGGAGATCATCTGTGGACTGCAGTTTCTACACAACAAAGGGATCATTTACAG AGACCTCAAGCTGGACAACGTGTTGCTGGACCGGGATGGCCACATCAAGATCGCTGACTTCGGGATGTGCAAGGAGAACATGTTCGGGGAAAACCGGGCCAGCACCTTCTGCGGCACTCCTGACTACATCGCCCCCGAG ATCCTGCAGGGCCTGAAGTACACGTTCTCTGTGGACTGGTGGTCCTTCGGGGTCCTCCTCTATGAGATGCTCATTGGCCAGTCGCCCTTCCACGGGGACGACGAGGACGAACTCTTTGAGTCCATCCGCGTGGACACGCCACATTATCCCCGCTGGATCACCAAGGAGTCCAAGGACATTCTGGAGAAG CTGTTTCAGAGGGACCCACCCAAGAGACTGGGCATGACAGGAAACATCAGAGCCCACCCCTTCTTCAAGACCATCAACTGGATCCTGCTGGAGAAGCGGAGGGTGGAGCCCCCCTTCACGCCCAAAGTG AAGTCCCGAGGCGACTACAGCAACTTCGACCAGGAGTTCCTGAACGAGAAGGCCCGGCTCTCCTTCAGCGACAAGACCCTCATCGACTCCATGGACCAGTCGGCGTTCAGTGGCTTCTCCTTCGTGAACCCCAAATTCCAGCACCTCCTGGCACAGTGA